From one Phocoena sinus isolate mPhoSin1 chromosome 4, mPhoSin1.pri, whole genome shotgun sequence genomic stretch:
- the SH3BP5 gene encoding SH3 domain-binding protein 5 isoform X2, protein MLNHATQRVMEAEQTKTRSELVHKETAARYNAAMGRMRQLEKKLKRAINKSKPYFELKAKYYMQLEQLKKTVDELQAKLALAKGEYKTALRNLETISDEIHERRRSSAMGPRGCGVGAEGGSPAAEDLSGRKPEPDAVSVASEAFEDDNCSTFVSEDDSETQSVSSFSSGPTSPSEMPEQFPAAVRPGSLDLPSPMSLSEFGMMFPVLGPRSECSGASSPECEVERGDRAEGAENKASDRASNHRGLGSSGDSGKSPSSTSPEGQALEDRMRQLSLQGSKGRDRVIEDINVVQIG, encoded by the exons GTCATGGAGGCGGAGCAGACCAAGACGAGGAGCGAGCTGGTGCACAAGGAGACGGCAGCCAGGTACAATGCGGCCATGGGCCGCATGCGGCAGCTGGAGAAGAAACTCAAGCGAGCTATCAACAAGTCCAA GCCTTACTTTGAACTCAAGGCGAAGTACTACATGCAGCTTGAG CAGCTGAAGAAGACGGTGGACGAACTGCAGGCCAAGCTGGCCCTGGCGAAGGGCGAGTACAAGACGGCCCTGAGGAACCTGGAGACGATTTCCGACGAGATCCACGAGCGGCGGCGCTCCAGCGCCATGGGGCCCCGTGGGTGCGGTGTCGGGGCCGAGGGGGGCAGCCCGGCTGCCGAGGACCTGTCGGGGCGCAAGCCCGAGCCTGACGCTGTTTCTG TGGCCTCCGAGGCCTTCGAAGATGACAACTGCAGCACCTTTGTGTCTGAAGATGATTCGGAGACCCAGTCCGTGTCCAGCTTCAGCTCGGGTCCCACGAGCCCGTCGGAGATGCCTGAGCAGTTCCCCGCAGCCGTGAGGCCCGGCAGCCTGGACCTGCCCAGCCCCATGTCCCTGTCGGAATTCGGGATGATGTTCCCGGTGCTGGGCCCCCGCAGTGAGTGCAGCGGGGCCTCCTCCCCTGAGTGCGAGGTGGAGCGAG GAGACAGGGCGGAAGGGGCAGAGAATAAAGCAAGTGACAGAGCCAGCAACCATCGGGGTCTCGGCAGCAGCGGTGACAGTGGCAAGAGCCCGAGCAGCACGTCCCCCGAGGGCCAGGCCTTGGAGGACAGGATGCGGCAGCTGTCCCTGCAGGGCTCGAAGGGCAGGGACAGGGTCATCGAGGACATAAACGTGGTGCAGATCGGCTGA